The genomic window TGGTGCTCTCCCAATGCTGTTATTCCATTTGTTATTAAAATAGCGACAATTTTGTAATCTATATCAGCTTTAATTTCGCCTTTCTCAGCTGCCTTTTTTAACAGCATTTCAAAAAACTCATACGACTTCGGTAGATTGTCACCTAATATTTGCTTTTTTAAGCCTATGTTTGGTTCTTTCATAAAATCATCACTAATTTTTGATAGTAATGGATGATCCTTCGCAAACTGAATTCCGGCTAATGAGAGCTCTTCTACTATTTGAAAAAACGGATGTGTGTCAATGCTTTGTAAAGTTGCCGCTAAATATGTCATTTTCTTTTGCGCAGAATTTTCCATAATATAAACAAATAGATCCTTTTTATCCTGAAAATATTGATAAAAGCTTCCTTTTGCAATGCCTGCTTTTTCTACAATTCTCGAAATGCTCGCTTTATGATACGTATATTGTGCAAATTCTTCAATAGCTACTTGAAGTATATGCTCACGCTTTTCCGTAGCTAGGTTAAAAAATGTATCTTTCGGCATGATATCACCCTCTCTTGTTGATGCTAGCTAAGGCGCTCAAAATTTTTTAATTTTAAAAGGGCCTGTAATGTTAAGATAGCTGTCCACTCATCATATGCTCTTTCAAAATCACCACTATAAAAACTTTTCCCCCATGAAGGTAAGAAACATCCTTCCTCGTCAAGCTTGGCAATAAGGTGATCTAGATTAGCCTCGACTATGTTTCTGTCTAGCCCAAACATTTGAGACGGATCCTTAACAACATCTAATGGCATAGCTACATACTCTCGTCCCCATTTACTTTCGTCACGACAAACAATAGATGCGACTGTTTCCTCCAACTTTTTTCGCATATTTATGTTTTTTTCGCTCGGTAGTAAATCATATAATCGTAAATAACAATATAATTCGTGAAATGATTCTACCTTTTTGTTTAGTAG from Bacillus sp. HMF5848 includes these protein-coding regions:
- a CDS encoding TetR/AcrR family transcriptional regulator — protein: MPKDTFFNLATEKREHILQVAIEEFAQYTYHKASISRIVEKAGIAKGSFYQYFQDKKDLFVYIMENSAQKKMTYLAATLQSIDTHPFFQIVEELSLAGIQFAKDHPLLSKISDDFMKEPNIGLKKQILGDNLPKSYEFFEMLLKKAAEKGEIKADIDYKIVAILITNGITALGEHHIHENSDSDKYVEDIMQSIRKMLRILENGIKN